Proteins from one Malania oleifera isolate guangnan ecotype guangnan chromosome 4, ASM2987363v1, whole genome shotgun sequence genomic window:
- the LOC131153168 gene encoding uncharacterized protein LOC131153168, which yields MEMDSSKGVGEIDGQLPVNDFSKNYGNRPEETGVFRGDEFSAEDGGKEEKIIGNCERINGEFVEVDTSGIDDKGNFENLKSNECGEAEDNAIELNTNEKFSVVEIEKREINGEEHQSTIREESVAISPKHGGVVHIIRPHEQLPKPEAPPGLQKSPSDEEEKQRTMDRLHPSSETFTVDVPAIGKFIRERSNSFSAAIAKRLSSLKENNNDSKSNVTEFNLSGLKVIVQLKKDDPDLNLVFRSKEVNLKGQISFFSRSNCRDCTAVRNFFREKGLKFVEINVDVYPLREKELIQRTGSSSVPQIFFNDKLLGGLVALNSLRNSGLFEQRLREMLAKKFSGDAPEQPVYGFDDPEEERTDGMIGIVRVLRQRLPIQDRLMKMKIVKNCFAGSEMVEVMIQHLDCGRRKAVEIGKELARRQFIHHVFGEKDFEDGNHFYRFLEHEPFIPRCFNVRGSMNDCEPKPATVVNQRLTKIMAAILESYASDDRNHVNYEGISKSEEFRRYVNLAQELHRVDLLSLLPDEKMALFLNLHNAMVIHAVVRGGRPERVIDRRSFFSDFQYLVGGHAYSLTAIKNGILRNNRRPPYSLVKPFGTGDRRLELAFPKINPLVHFGLCYGTRSSPTVRFFTPEGVDAELRSAAREFFQRGGMEVDLDKRTVHLTRIIKWFNVDFGPEKEILKWIISYLDATKAGLLMHLLGDGGPVNIVYQNYDWSMNT from the exons atggAAATGGATTCTTCGAAAGGTGTAGGCGAAATCGACGGACAGCTGCCGGTGAATGATTTCTCGAAGAACTACGGGAATCGGCCGGAGGAGACTGGAGTTTTTCGCGGTGATGAGTTTTCCGCGGAAGATGGAGGGAAAGAGGAAAAAATAATTGGAAACTGCGAAAGAATAAACGGGGAGTTTGTTGAAGTAGATACCTCAGGTATAGATGACaagggaaattttgaaaatttgaaatccaATGAATGCGGGGAAGCCGAGGATAACGCGATAGAGTTAAATACAAATGAAAAATTCTCTGTAGTCGAAATCGAAAAGCGAGAGATAAATGGAGAAGAGCACCAATCGACGATTAGAGAAGAAAGTGTAGCCATTAGTCCCAAGCACGGCGGCGTTGTACATATTATCCGTCCTCACGAACAACTGCCCAAGCCCGAAGCCCCGCCAGGCCTCCAGAAATCTCCTTCGGACGAAGAGGAAAAACAGAGGACGATGGATCGATTGCATCCTTCGTCGGAAACTTTCACCGTGGATGTGCCGGCGATAGGGAAATTCATCCGTGAGAGGAGCAACAGCTTCTCGGCCGCAATCGCGAAGCGGTTGTCGTCGTTGAAGGAGAACAACAACGATTCGAAGTCCAATGTGACGGAGTTCAATCTGTCGGGGCTGAAGGTGATTGTGCAGCTAAAGAAGGACGATCCCGATCTCAATTTGGTTTTCAGGTCGAAAGAGGTGAATCTCAAAGGACAGATCAGCTTCTTCTCGAGATCGAATTGCAGGGACTGCACTGCGGTTCGGAACTTCTTCAGAGAGAAGGGATTGAAATTCGTGGAGATCAACGTCGATGTTTATCCACTGAGGGAGAAGGAGTTGATTCAGAGAACGGGAAGCTCGTCGGTGCCGCAGATCTTCTTCAACGATAAGCTTTTAGGGGGATTGGTGGCGCTAAACTCGCTGAGGAACAGTGGGTTGTTCGAGCAGAGGCTGAGGGAAATGCTGGCGAAGAAGTTTTCCGGTGATGCGCCGGAGCAGCCGGTGTACGGGTTCGATGATCCGGAGGAGGAACGGACGGACGGGATGATCGGGATCGTTAGGGTTTTGAGGCAGAGATTGCCCATCCAGGACCGTCTGATGAAGATGAAGATCGTGAAGAACTGCTTCGCGGGGAGTGAGATGGTGGAGGTCATGATTCAGCACCTGGACTGCGGGAGAAGGAAG GCTGTCGAGATTGGGAAGGAACTAGCAAGAAGACAATTCATCCATCATGTCTTTGG GGAAAAGGATTTTGAGGATGGGAACCATTTCTATCGTTTCCTTGAGCATGAGCCATTTATTCCTAGATGCTTCAATGTTCGAGGATCCATGAACGATTGTGAGCCCAAGCCTGCTACAGTGGTTAACCAAAGGCTTACTAAGATAATGGCAGCGATACTTGAGTCCTATGCCTCAGATGACAGGAACCATGTCAATTATGAGGGCATCAGCAAAAGTGAGGAATTTCGGAG ATATGTAAATTTAGCTCAAGAACTTCATCGGGTGGACCTCTTATCACTTTTGCCGGATGAGAAGATGGCCTTGTTCTTGAACCTGCATAACGCCATGGTCATCCATGCTGTGGTTAGAGGAGGACGTCCAGAGAGGGTAATTGACAGGAGATCCTTTTTCTCCGATTTCCAGTACCTAGTTGGAGGCCATGCCTATTCATTAACTGCAATTAAAAATGGAATCCTAAGAAACAATCGGAGACCACCCTACTCCTTGGTCAAGCCTTTTGGCACTGGAGACAGACGCTTAGAG TTGGCATTTCCTAAAATTAATCCACTGGTTCATTTTGGACTCTGCTATGGGACACGATCAAGTCCAACAGTGAGGTTTTTCACTCCCGAAGGGGTTGATGCTGAATTAAGAAGTGCTGCAAGAGAGTTCTTCCAAAGAGGTGGAATGGAGGTTGACTTGGACAAGAGGACTGTCCATCTTACTCGGATAATCAAGTG GTTTAATGTTGATTTTGGGCCCGAGAAGGAGATTCTGAAGTGGATCATCAGTTACTTGGATGCAACTAAAGCAGGTCTTCTAATGCATCTTTTAGGGGATGGAGGCCCTGTTAATATTGTGTACCAAAACTATGATTGGTCTATGAATACTTGA